Proteins encoded together in one Amblyomma americanum isolate KBUSLIRL-KWMA chromosome 1, ASM5285725v1, whole genome shotgun sequence window:
- the LOC144113808 gene encoding dual specificity protein phosphatase 3-like isoform X2 encodes MSFLGCDNSFAMRGLHQILVEVKPELKPLPGVALLAKSHGLKAPPTDRYSYGVDCDEVYPGIFVGDEGAARNKRYLRGLGVTHVLNAAEGPQFGQVDTNQAFYDSHAISYLGLRLVDIPQEDIAAHFDKCADFIEDCLEHNEYAIEATNRGVATNRRLSNQQEA; translated from the exons ATGAGTTTTCTCGGCTGCGACAACAGCTTCGCTATGAGGGGACTGCACCAGATCCTGGTCGAAGTCAAACCTGAACTGAAGCCGCTACCCGGCGTCGCCCTGCTGGCCAAGTCGCACGGCCTCAAAGCACCGCCGACTGATCGCTATTCGTACGGGGTTGACTGCGACGAGGTCTACCCGGGCATATTCGTCGGTGACGA GGGTGCCGCACGCAACAAGCGCTACCTGCGTGGCCTTGGGGTGACTCATGTTCTCAACGCGGCAGAAGGCCCCCAGTTCGGTCAGGTGGACACCAACCAGGCATTTTATGACAGCCACGCCATTTCCTACTTGGGCCTGCGTCTTGTTGACATACCACAAGAAGACATAGCTGCACACTTCGATAAATGTGCTGACTTCATTGAGGACTGCCTTGAGCACAATG AATATGCAATTGAAGCTACCAACAGAGGTGTAGCAACAAACAGGAGGCTTAGCAACCAACAGGAAGCTTAG
- the LOC144113808 gene encoding dual specificity protein phosphatase 3-like isoform X1, translating to MSFLGCDNSFAMRGLHQILVEVKPELKPLPGVALLAKSHGLKAPPTDRYSYGVDCDEVYPGIFVGDEGAARNKRYLRGLGVTHVLNAAEGPQFGQVDTNQAFYDSHAISYLGLRLVDIPQEDIAAHFDKCADFIEDCLEHNGKVLVNCRMGMSRSATIAIAYLMIKKGMTVDDGLRTLRMNRAVRPNNGFLLQLVQLDAKLRS from the exons ATGAGTTTTCTCGGCTGCGACAACAGCTTCGCTATGAGGGGACTGCACCAGATCCTGGTCGAAGTCAAACCTGAACTGAAGCCGCTACCCGGCGTCGCCCTGCTGGCCAAGTCGCACGGCCTCAAAGCACCGCCGACTGATCGCTATTCGTACGGGGTTGACTGCGACGAGGTCTACCCGGGCATATTCGTCGGTGACGA GGGTGCCGCACGCAACAAGCGCTACCTGCGTGGCCTTGGGGTGACTCATGTTCTCAACGCGGCAGAAGGCCCCCAGTTCGGTCAGGTGGACACCAACCAGGCATTTTATGACAGCCACGCCATTTCCTACTTGGGCCTGCGTCTTGTTGACATACCACAAGAAGACATAGCTGCACACTTCGATAAATGTGCTGACTTCATTGAGGACTGCCTTGAGCACAATG GGAAGGTGCTGGTGAACTGCCGCATGGGGATGTCGCGGTCTGCAACCATAGCCATTGCATACCTGATGATCAAGAAAGGAATGACTGTTGATGATGGTCTGCGCACCCTTCGCATGAACCGGGCAGTACGGCCCAACAATGGCTTCCTCTTGCAGTTGGTCCAGCTGGATGCCAAGCTGCGCAGCTAA